ATGCCTCTGCAACATGGGCAAACCAGAAACATGACCCGGTGGTGGACATAATCCACCCCAGAGAACCTCTTCTAAACTGGGAAGGTACTAGGAAAATCCCTGGAATGAGAGGAAGTCCCCACAGctgatcagaatttttttttctctttttgtggttttgggaatggaacccagggccttgtaaatACGAGGCAAATGTTTTTTATATTCCTGAGCTACAAATTAGAACTTCAAAGGGCTCTCTGACTGACAGAAGGTCCTGCCCCTCAGAGGAGGGCAGTCCTGGCCAAGGAATACCTGCTGGGGAAGTGGCTGTGGGAGAGGCTACTGCTGCTCACTGAGAGGCACCCAAGCTGGGGATTAAGTGTTTTATGCCCATTACCTCAGTGAACATTCCTATAGCCCCACAGGAGACCAGACCCTGGCCACTGAACCTGGAGGGTCTTTGAGGGCCCCAGTGCccaatattttaataatgctGGGCTGGGCAAATAGCCCACTGGGCTAGCTCTGGGGCTCCCTGTACCTTTGCCTAGAAGAGCACCCTGACCTTGGGGTGGGTCTGTGTCACATTCTCCCTTGGTCTCCTGTGACCCTGGTGTGAATGTCTTCTGGGAGCTCTGGATGACTAGGGGGAAAAAACTGattaatttatttctctgtgaCATTGGGGATCAAAGCCAGAACTCATGagtactaggcaagcattccaccactaagCTAAACCCCTCgtccttatttgtttgtttttcaccaGGCAAAACCACACTGAAAACTAGACGTTGGCTCTGGTGATTCCGAGACCACTACTGTTTGCTGCACTAGCCTGTCCTGGTACCTCTTTAAGGCAGAGGCTGAATCACTTGCCCAGGATCATAGAGTGGTAGAGCCTTACAGTCTAAAGACCCTGCTCTGGGACtgggggttgtagttcagtggtagagtacttgcttagcacatgtaaAGCACTagggggttcaatccccagtgctacataaaaataaataaatagggctagggatgtggttcaagcggtagcacgcttgcctggcatgcgtggggcgctgggttctatcctcaacatcacataaaaataaagtaatgtgccaacctaaaaaataaataaataaataaaaattaaaaaataaataaaagggagccgggtgcagtggtgcatgcctgtaatcccagcagcttgggaggccgagacaggagaatCTGGAGGtaaatgccagcctcagcaaaagcgagccactaagcaactcagtgagacacttaaaatataatatagggggccggggttatggttcagtggtagagcacttgcctagcaaacatgaggcactgggttcaatccccagaaccacataaaaaatactaaataaagatactgtgtccatctacaactaaaaaaagttagaaaaaaaaaatacaatatagggctgggatgtggctcagtggttgagagcccttgagttcaatccccagtacccccaaaaaaaggtctaaaaaagtaaaacaaataaaaaacacttcTCTGACCTCTAGCTTGGGTGATGTGCCAagcaaagagtggccaaaagcaCGTTCTAAAAATTCTTGCCCTAGTCCCCTCTTACCTAAAGatccatgtgatgctgaggtccccaaaaatgtgttttctgacTGGCTCAGGTGACCCTGGGGTTGCTGTAGAAAATGTGAAGAGAGGCTGACAGGAGGAGAGGGGGACGCAGAGTGGAAGGAGGTAGAGCTGCCCAGGGAGCCAGGGATATTCACGGGTGCAGAACTCTGCAGCAAACTGCCACCTATAAGAGGAGCCCCGAAGGGCGGGCTGGGTGAGGGCCAGGCAAGCCATATGGGCCACACAGAGCAGGTGGCCTGGGCTAGCTGTGACCGAGGCATCCTCCAGGCCACCCTGCCCACCCAGTGCCCAGTACCGATTGTGATGCTGCTGGGTTGGGGCACTGTGCTATTATCGAAAGTCTTCTCCAGGGCAGCCACCCCAAACTCGTTCAGGTCCAGATCATCCAAGGCAGATTCTAGGGACAGAGAGACCAGGATGTGGGCCTCTCAGGGGCCACAGTCCAGGCTCTAATCCCTACCTGACCCAGACCTCTTCATATCCTGCCCGCCATGTGCCTTTGCTCAGGATCTCCTGGAACACTGACCCTCAATGCCTGCCCTGTCCAGCCCCAGTGTCCTCCTTTCTGAAGTCTTCTTTGACATTTCATGGAGGAATCAAGTTCCAATCCAGGGTCCCTGCCTCTGATGGAGAATGACTTATGATGTTTCAGGATGTGTGTCTCACCCTGAGCTCAGAGGTCTCTGGACTCTCTGTGGCCAGTACATAGTAGGTGATCAACAAATGCCAATACCCACTACTGAAGTGGcctgggagggaggatggggacaGTTTTCCCTCCTAGAGGCAGAGAACAGCACATCATCATCTCTGTCTCCTCAGTGTTTGCCATGGTACCTGGTAAAAAGCGGGCACCTGTAAATGAGTGATGAAGGAAAGGAGCACAGATGGATGACTGCTTgctgctggggatgaaacccaggacctGTGTATGCTGAGTGATACCCCAGTCCAGGGTGTCAGTCTAAGGACAGTTGTGCTCATAGTTCACTTCATAGGATACCCAGTAAAAGAATAATTAGGGATAGCATGATCCATATCTTGGGATAAGCCTATCTCTAGCTGCATGAAAAAGCTCCAAGAGCTAAGTCTTGGGCATATATTTGGAACTTATTTTCCCTTCAGCTTGAAGGGCCCAAGTGTCCTTCTGACTCTACCAAGCCAGATATCTAAGGTAACTAGTGTGCTGATCTGAACTCACTTCAGAGACCTTATGTCTCTGACTCCAGGCCTAGAACTGGGCTTGCAAACAGACCCAGCCTAATTACCTATGACCGATTCTACCGTGTCACTGGTGGGATAGAAGGGCAGAGCGTTTGCATTCATGCCAGGGGTGCTGCTGGTGCCTGCagggctggggggtgtggctGCCAGGCTGGAGGTGATACTGGAAGAGATGCTTGAGGTCAGAGGGCTGCCCACAGGGAGGATGCCCAGCACGTCCTGCAACGAGAGTGAGGAGAGGCAATGGGATGCCTGCCTGTAGAGGCAATAGCCAGGGGCTAGGACAGGCCAGCAGGGGCACAGGGAAGTGGCTCCTCCCAGCTCTTAGCTGGCCTCCCCAGGCTCAGGCAAGTTGTATCCCCCAGCTTGTTAGGAGGCTGGAAGTAGAAGAATGTGGCCTGGAGGCTGCAAGCCCCCAGTCAGGGGAGGAGTAGGTGCCATTCATAGTAAGGTTTACACTCCCTTAAAATTCCACCCGATGGATGGATCTGTCTAGAAGGGGAGGGACTCCAGACCTGAGCCTCATCTTCTCTGAATTTGAGGCTGGGCCTACCTTATTTCTACCCTAGCTTGTGGGGACAGCAGTGTTCTCACTCCCAGCAGCCTGCTAGGGTTCTGGGCCTGTTCTGTCCATGGCAGGTACCAGAAGGGAAAATGGAGGTTGAGAATTCTGTACCTGTTTGGGCTGAAGCAGAGGCTGCTCTTGACTCCTGGGCTCTAGTGAATGGGGCTTCAGTTTGGTCTAAGAGAGAAAAGTCAGGGAACAGGAGGTAAATGTGGTGGCAGGGAGCTCAGAGTCCAGGAGTACACCTGACCCCACTATGACCACCAGGGGCAAGTGGCGATGGCAGATTCTTGTTACTTACCATGTATCCCTTTAacatcccccccaccccgccccaatACACACATTCCTTCCATTATTCTAAGCTGGGAGCTGCCCCTCTCCACCCAGATAAGCCCAGGTTTCTCTCTAGGTCCAGTCAGAGACCCACCACTGTCCCACCCTCAGGCCCTGCCATAGCAGGAAAAGGACTGAGCTCTGATGGAATTCCTACTCCTTTACTGACTAGCTCTGTGGCCCTAGAGAAGCTGCACAGTCTTTAAAGCCTTCCTGTCCTTGGTTGGGAATCGACATtactcactctttttttttttttttttaattttttactatttattttttagttttcagcagacacaacatctttgtatgtggtgctgaggatcgaacccaggccgcacgcatgccaggcgagcgcgctaccacttgaaccatatccccagccccattactcACTCTTATTGGTTCTGAAAAGGCTGAGGTCAGAGAATCCTACCTCCCAAGCATCCTTCCCAGAGTGTGGCCAGGCCTCTCCTCAAAGTTTCCCTCAACTCAGGCAGGAGAAGGCCAAGCTCACTGGGCTTAAGTATCCTGTCACCCTGCTTATCCCTTACCTGGCATTTGAAAGTTTTCAGGTACTCGGCTCCCACCTGGTCTTCCCTCTCGAAGCCAGGAGCTTTCTTGTAGCTGCCAGGGGCTAGGCCAGCCTCCCCAGGAAAGACGAGACCCTCCAGGTTTGGTGGCTTCCTACCAGGGCCCGGTGGGGAGCCACACAGGTTGGATGGGCTGCCCAGGCTGCTGCTCCTGCAGAGGAGCTGCAGAGGATGGGGAACTGGTGGGCATGATGCAGGCTGGGGACATGGTCCACCCTTCATCCCCACCTCAAAGTCAGTCTTCAGCAAGGGCTCAGTTCCATTTCCATCTGCCAACAGGCAGCAATAAGTACTCAAAAACCCTGAGCCTCATGGGGGACTTGGAGGGGAGGAGTGACAGAAGGCTCTGTCTCAGCCCTATCCAAGCTAATCAGCACCAAGGCTGTGCTGCCCCACTTTGACAGGACCCTGGGACAGAAAAGGCAGAACCATTTGTCCAGAGGACAAATATCAGGGTCTCCTCCCAAGCACAGGCTTGGGGAGCATGAGAGGCAGGAATGGCTCCTGGGCAGGCACAGTGCCCACCCATTCCCCAGGACAGGCACGTACAGCGCTGAGGTCGGGGGCATGCGGGCTGGAGGGGCTCACAGGCACCGAGTCTCCAGCAGCAGATGGCATGTACAAGATGGGACCTGGCTGGGTGGGGCTGGACACAGCTGAGGAAGGCTGCAGGTCGTCACTTAGGGGTGGCTCTGTAAAAGAAGGACAGGGGTCAGCAGGCTACTGAGCTAGCTCAGTCCCATgctatcttcttcttcttttaataattttttttagttgtcaatggactttactttttttatatgCTATGATTAGAactgaacccagtggctcacacatactaggcattCCACCACTGAACCTCAACCCCAGCCTGCATGCTATCTTCTGCATCTCCCTGCACCTAAGAAGAAGGTTCCTATGTCATTTCCATCGAGACTGAGTCTTCTGCACTTGCTATGTGACAGATATGGTGCCAGCACTTTGCATTAACTGTGAAGCTCTATAGTGACCACAAAACACAGGATTATTAATTTCTTcactttatagataaggaaactgagctaAATCTACCAAGGTGATAGAGCTAAGAACTGAGATGTGATTCTTCCTATTCAGCACTTCTCTTTGGTATAGATCagcaggcactctatcactgaaaaaacttattatttttttttaagtcctggggatggaacctagagtCTCATGCATGCtcagcaggcactctaccactgagctatacattcccagcccctctctgTAGTATCTCAATTGCAGTCTCAATAGGGACCATCTCTGCACTCCAAATATGCTTCTCTCTCCCAAGGGCCTTGGTTTATTCTTCACTcttaatatttttaggtgtagatggacacaacacaatgcctttatttttatgtggtgttgaggatcgaacccggagtgctaggagtgctctaccgctgagccacaattccagcccaatATTCTTCACTCTTAACAGGGCTGTCACCCCTTGCTTCCTCTCTGAGACTGGAGTGGTGGCCTGGAGTAAAACGTATCTGTGCTGTCCCACACACAGCCACAAGGCACCTGTAGCTACagctactgagcacttgaaatgggTTGGTCAGATCTGAAATGTACTGcaagtattaaaatatatatcaggtgctagttgggaggctgaggcaggaaaggcCATTCTGgacaactcagagagaccctgtttcaaaataaagatggctgggttgtagctcggtggtggagcgcttgcctcaaacgtgtggagccctgggttcgatcctcagcaccacataaaaataaagacattttgacaatctacaacaacaaaataaacaaacaaataaataaatagaggatgCCAGGCACAGAAGTGCATAAATCCCAgtagctctgaaggctgaggcagcggaattgcaagtttaaggccagcctcaacaacttagcaagttacagcaacttaaagagaccctatcttaaaaaaataaaaataaaaatgggtgcagatgtatctcagtggtaaaatatctctgggttcaattcccagttaggaaaaaaaagagcaggagatggtgatagagcacccctgggtttaatctctaatatggccaaaaagtaaataaataggggctggggttgtggctcagtagcagagtgcttgcctcaaatgtgaGGCACCGggctcgatccttagcaccacatacaaataaataaacaaaataaagatattgtggccattccatctataactaaacaataattttaaaaagatattaaaaagaggattgtggctcagtggtagagtgcttgcctcatgtgtgaggcactggattcaattctcagcaccacatataaacaaatgaataaaataaaggtctatcaacactaaaataaatattaaaaaaaaaatattaagggctggggatgtggctcaagcggtagcacgctcgcctggcatgcatgaggcccgggtttgatcctcagcaccacatacaaacaaagatgttgtctgccgagaactaaatattaaaaaataaataaataaattaaaaaataaaaaggcgcatgggtctggagatgtggctcgagtggtagcacgctcgcctggcgtgcgtgtggcccgggatcgatcctcagcaccacataaaaattaagatgttgtgtccgccgaaaactaaaaaataaatattaaaaattctctctctctttaaaataaataaataaataaacaagcaaataaataaataaataaaaaggcgctagggttgtggctcagcggtagagcactcacctagcacatgtaagaggcgctgggtttaatcctcaggaccatataaacataaataaaggtattgtgtccaactgcaactaaaaataaaaataaaataaaataaaataaatagaataaaaatcagaagtccaagacttagtaaaaaaaaaaaaatttttttatttcttgattgaactcaccaggggtgctttaccactgaggtacatccccagcccttttaaacttttattttaagacagggtctttctaagttgctgagcctggcctcgaATTtataattctcctgtctcagcctccagagtggctgggattacacatatataccaccacacttggcaaaaagtaaaatatcttgattcattttttatattgattacctATTAAAAAGGCAACATTTTGTGTCAGGCaacctaaaaatgttaaaatcaatttaacctgttttctttGCTTATCTTAGTATGTTACTCAGAACTTTTAAATGACATACAGGGCCACATTATACTCAGATTGGGTAGCTTTGTTCTACAGGACTGAGCACAGCTCAGTAGAGAAGAGATTCAAGTTCCACTAATGATGTCTGTCATGGGTGACATGGGGTGGCTGGTGAAACCTGCCAACTTGGATATGGGAAACATAGTACCTTACTTTTCCTAGGACTGCTAGTACCAACCAAGGGGGTGGTTCCTATAGTCTCTGTCTCATGACCTAGGAAGTTCCAGGTTTTAAGGCCAGTTCCAGAAGGGCAAGGTAATGGGACTTTCGGTGGGAACAGGGCCTGCTGCTGGCAGATAAGGACTCCTGTGCATGGCCTGCTGCCAGGTGCTGGTCCTTTGCCTGAGCCTGAGCAGAGGGttagaggaggggaggaaagagagggtaCTGCCCAGGGCAATGGGAACAGCATACGTTCTACATGAGCAAAGGCGCAGAAAGGTCCTCGGGGACAGCTCCCCGACTGCTGCATGTCATTGCACTTGGTGGATTTGTAGATCTGGAAGAGACAAAGCAGAGCAGAGACCAGTCACATTCAGCCAAGAGTAAAAGGCAGGCTCCCCCTCCTTGAATAGGATAGACTAGCTTGGGCCTCTCTCCACCAATCTCTTACTCAAACTCCTGCACCTAGAAGTACAGCCCTCTGTCACCCCCACTGCCACCAATGTCCTCCTTGGTCCATCCAGCCTCATGAAGGCACTGGCTCTACTCCTGATCTTGACCAGGGCTATGCTTTTAAGTATGCCAACACCTGAAGCAGCACACAGCCACTCCCAATGTGCCCTCTGCCTGGGTACCCTGGGTTGTGGTCTGTACTGGCCCTAACCTCCCATTCTGCTGTCTACAGCAACATGAGGTCATCTCTGTCTCAGTGTCTCCCTCAAGGTGTCCTGGCTTCCATGGACCCAATGGGAGGGACAGCATGTGCCTCTTTGTTACATAAGACATAGGaacagggctgggttgtggctcagtggtagagcactgatctctcacatgtgagaccctggattcgatcctcagcaacatataaaaataaacaaacaatataaagatattgtgcccatatataactaaaaaaaaaaaaaaaaaaaaaaaaaagacataggaaCAGGGCTGGtgtagcacagtggcagagcacttgcctggcatgtgcaaggccctgggtttgatccttagcaccatctacacacaaaataaaggcattctgttcatctataactataaaaaaattttaaaaaaataaagtaaatctaaaaaaaacaaaagcaaaaacatagGAACACTGACAAGGCCCAGGTGGGCAGGGGAACTGTGTTAGGGAGTTGCTGTCTCCTATGCTCTGACCTGGGACAAGACAGCTAGAAGgggctttttcattttttaaatcctagTGTCACTGGATTATAATCACAATGAGTGGCATAAAACCCAGAATGGCTAGGCCATCATACTTAGCCCATATGCCCCCTGTCAAGCAACCTCAGAAACAAACTGAAGTAGAAATCTGTAACAGGTGGATGGGCTCAGAACAAGAGAAGCAGCATCCTCAGGAGTCAGGCTTTTGCAGGCTCTGCCTGAGGATCCCTCTTTCAGGTTGGTACCAGCAGCTGCCTTCACCCTCTTTTGTCTCTTTCCTGGCTTCTGAAGGGATATGCTAACAATCCATGGTCCCTCAAAAGACTTCAGTCCCCAGCCTAAGGACACACCTCTGGGTGGAACTGCTGCTCTGTGCGGGTATGGCAATACTGGCAGGCATCTCCGTTCTCACACTTGCCGGGATCTCCCCACTCATCCCCATGTTTGACATTTGGACAAGGAGACGACCTGGTCCGACAAAGGAAGGGTCAGATGGAGGAAAAAGATGATGAGAACCGGGCCTAGAAGGTGCCATTTGGATACCTGCTCTGGGCCCCTCTGGTATCCCTGCCTTACAGGGGCAGGTGCAGAAATGGAAAAGACCAACTGCAGAGTGAAGGCCTCACTAGTGCCAACAGCCAGGTTGATCCTCCAGCCCAGACTGGCTGCATCACCAAGGAGGGCCCTGTATGCTCCCCTTGGCTAGGAGCTGAGCCCACACCAGCCTGAGGAGAATTATGCCACAGCCATGACCACACTTCCCATACTGTGGCCTGGCCCTGCTCTAGCTCACACCCTGCAGGCCCAGAAATGGATGGGCCTCAAACTGATCAGGGTTTTTATTCATGCAAGAGCTGGTCTAGGCTCCCACTGTTCAGCCATTCATATTAGTCCCTCCCCTAAATCTGAGTCCTATGACCCTGTAATCCCCAGGACTGGCCTCCCCATCTTCCTGAGAGCCACAGTGGTAGCAGCCTCAGCCATGATCCCTTCCCTGCCACTCCTCCCTCCCGTGGCTGGCCTCCTGGGGCCAAAGGACCTGTATTTGTGCTTCCGGGGGCTCCGCCGCCGGTCCTTGCTGTTGTGGTAGTAGGGACAGGCATAGCCCTGGCGGCACAGCCGCGGGGGCTTCTTGCACGGCTCCGTCTTATAGTTCCCCAGCACATAAGCGGTCTCTGCACAgggggccagagggcaggggtCAGGGAGTGGAGCTGGAACACCCAAGAACAGGAGGAGTCGagtggagggaaggaaaggagaagccACTGGGAAAGGGTAGTGGAGCTGAGGTTCCCATGACAGGTATGAGCAGGCACCTCCTTACAGGCCATGGGTACACTGAAGAGGTCAAAGCCAAGGCTGAGAGTCCAATTAGCTAAGCAGGACACTACCCCTCACTGGAGACACTCACAACTCACAGGGCTTAAAGGGCTCCCCTTGAGTGTGGAGAACACATGCACGTGTACTTACATATGTGCATGAAAGCCTGAAGTATCTTGGGAACATGGTGTATCTGGGAAAGTCCCTATAAGTGCCTTTTGAATCGCAGGTATGAGGGATGAGAGGGCAGGGTGGTTCCCAGAAGAGTTGGTAGCTTTGGTTGGAAAAGGTAGTAGgtaattgtgaattgagctcttAGGGCAGCTATGGGcagcaaaggggagggggaagaagtCTTGCTAGAGGGAGCATGGCCACTTGTGTGGCGCCTATACCTTGCCAGCGAGGCTCCTCACTGAGGATTTTTTCTATCATTGCATGGCTTGCAGCCCCAGAAGACTGGCCTTCTATGCTGCTCTCTACTGTGGTCTGGCCATTCTGCAAGGCTTCCATGGCCTGGAGCTCCctggaagaggaaaagagagggttGGGAAGCGGCATGAGAGCAGGAAACAGTACCATCCATTCTTTACAGTCACCACAAGTAGCCACCAGCCCCAGACCCCAGACCAGTACCTAGCCCACCTGATGTCATAGACAGGGGAGCGGAGGTCATGGGGCCCGTGGGCAAAAGCACAGTGCAGGCCGTTCTTGGTGCAGTTGCCTTTTGAGTCGGTCTCGTGAATGCAGATTCCAGTTTTATAGTAACGAAGGTGGTACCTGCGCTCAGTGTCTCCTGTGGTCCTGTGCAGGAATGGGCACCTGGAACACAGTAGCAGAAGTTACTCAGCTTTGCCCTTTGCAGCCTGGGCTGCTTTCCTCGACCCTACCCTTCCCCCAACCATTGAAATGTTGCCCCATGACTCAGAGGGGCAGTGACAGTTGCTCAAGGAGAAAGGCAACGATGAGCTCTCCTGCTACCATGGCTCCACCACTTGAGTGCTATGGCCTGGATGGTCCAATAGACCTGGTGTCCCTAAGCTGCCTGCAGAACAAACACCATCCAGACTAGGGAATCTCAGAGAAATAATCAATCTTTGAGGCAGCCCCTCACATCCTGAGTGCTTCAATAGGCCCAGAAGAGGGACAGCAAGCCTCCGACCTTTGTGAGAAAGACTGAGAGGCAGGGATGGTATGGTAGGCTGTATCCCCCTGGTGCCTCCCATCAGTCTCTGCAAGTTGAGACACGACAAAGCATGG
This window of the Ictidomys tridecemlineatus isolate mIctTri1 chromosome 3, mIctTri1.hap1, whole genome shotgun sequence genome carries:
- the Unk gene encoding RING finger protein unkempt homolog isoform X5, with protein sequence MSKGPGPGGSAASSAPPAATAQVLQAQPEKPQHYTYLKEFRTEQCPLFVQHKCTQHRPYTCFHWHFVNQRRRRSIRRRDGTFNYSPDVYCTKYDEATGLCPEGDECPFLHRTTGDTERRYHLRYYKTGICIHETDSKGNCTKNGLHCAFAHGPHDLRSPVYDIRELQAMEALQNGQTTVESSIEGQSSGAASHAMIEKILSEEPRWQETAYVLGNYKTEPCKKPPRLCRQGYACPYYHNSKDRRRSPRKHKYRSSPCPNVKHGDEWGDPGKCENGDACQYCHTRTEQQFHPEIYKSTKCNDMQQSGSCPRGPFCAFAHVEQPPLSDDLQPSSAVSSPTQPGPILYMPSAAGDSVPVSPSSPHAPDLSALLCRSSSLGSPSNLCGSPPGPGRKPPNLEGLVFPGEAGLAPGSYKKAPGFEREDQVGAEYLKTFKCQTKLKPHSLEPRSQEQPLLQPKQDVLGILPVGSPLTSSISSSITSSLAATPPSPAGTSSTPGMNANALPFYPTSDTVESVIESALDDLDLNEFGVAALEKTFDNSTVPQPSSITIGGSLLQSSAPVNIPGSLGSSTSFHSASPSPPVSLSSHFLQQPQGHLSQSENTFLGTSASHGSLGLNGMNSSIWEHFASGSFSPGTSPAFLSGPGAAELARLRQELDEANGTIKQWEESWKQAKQACDAWKKEAEEAGERASAAGAECELAREQRDALEVQVKKLQEELERLHAGPDPQALPTFPDLEALSLSTLYSLQKQLRAHLEQVDKAVFHMQSVKCLKCQEQTRAVLPCQHAVLCELCAEGSECPVCQPGRAHTLQS